Proteins from a genomic interval of Diospyros lotus cultivar Yz01 chromosome 6, ASM1463336v1, whole genome shotgun sequence:
- the LOC127804344 gene encoding secreted RxLR effector protein 161-like, with the protein MEDIPYANVIGTIMYSMISTRPDLAYSISLLSRFMSNPGKSHWDALKYVLRYIKGTTGVGLSYMKRGENLDLVGYVDSDFAGDRDTRKSTTAYMFSLGGNCISWKAQLQPLVALSSTEAEYVALTDAFKEAIWLQGILSEIHLLVRNADIFCDNQSAIHLCKNPVYHERSKHIDIKYHYVRDQVATRKVSIQKIPTEENPADMGTKVVSTAKFKHCLDLLHIDVG; encoded by the coding sequence ATGGAAGATATTCCTTATGCTAATGTAATAGGGACTATCATGTATTCAATGATAAGCACTAGACCTGACCTTGCATATTCTATTTCACTACTTAGCCGTTTTATGTCTAATCCGGGAAAATCACATTGGGATGCACTGAAATATGTTCTGAGATATATTAAAGGTACAACCGGAGTAGGGTTAAGTTATATGAAGAGAGGTGAAAATCTAGATCTTGTTGGATATGTAgactctgattttgcaggtGATCGTGACACTAGAAAATCCACAACAGCCTATATGTTTTCTCTTGGAGGTAATTGCATCAGCTGGAAAGCACAGCTGCAGCCATTGGTTGCactgtcttccactgaggctGAATACGTGGCTTTGACTGATGCATTCAAAGAAGCCATCTGGCTTCAAGGTATACTATCTGAAATCCACTTACTGGTAAGAAATGCTGACATATTTTGTGACAATCAGAGTGCTATACACTTGTGTAAAAATCCGGTGTACCATGAACGATCAAAACATATAGACATAAAATACCATTATGTCAGAGATCAGGTTGCAACAAGAAAGGTAAGCATTCAGAAAATTCCTACTGAAGAAAATCCAGCCGACATGGGGACTAAGGTGGTGTCAACGGCAAAATTCAAACACTGTTTGGATTTGCTGCATATTGATGTTGGTTGA